Sequence from the Arvicola amphibius chromosome 3, mArvAmp1.2, whole genome shotgun sequence genome:
TAATATcataatggatattttaaaaacatttttacattacgtgtctgtgtgtgtttgtgtgtacaagGGTGTCATAACTTGTGTGCATATGAAGGTTGAAGGACCACgcctgggtctgtggtcctactgcagctggCATCTATGTCGATGACTGtggcctgtgttgccaccaaAGACCACACGGATGTCTGAGGTCTAAGCTGCCAtggcctgtgttgccaccaaAGACCACACGGATGTCTGAGGTCTAAGCTGCCATGTgtggccatgttgatgtctgagggTCATGCCACCACAGGGCCCACGCAGATCTAAGTGGTCTGAGCTGCCTGCCACTTGGGGCCGTGGTGAACATCCAGGCTCAAGCTGCTGTCAAGGATCATGTCTGGGTCCGTGGTTCTGCGGCAGCTGGGGTTTGTGTTGATCTCTTCTGTGACCCATGTTACCACAGAGGGCCACAGGAACCATGTGTGTTGAAATCCGAGGGGCATGCTGAGCTGGCACTGCCCTTTgctggccctgggaaagctgaCCTTCCCCTTCACTGGTGGCTACAGCAGAGGAGCTGGCCCCACACTCAGGATGGGCAAGAAGGGCAGCCCcagtggcccagactgaccaAATCAGCTACCGCTCAGACCCACATAACAGGAGGATAGTCAAGAGGCGTTTCATTGAGGgttcagtgatgatggtgtatcAGAAATTGGAGCCCTCCAACCAGGCAGCAACTCATCGCCGTGTTTGCGAGTAAAGCTGAGTGGACGGAAAGGTAGAGCAGGACACATGGAGCTTCAGTGCCACTAAGAGGAATGGAGAGATGTTGGAGTGGAGGGAAAGACAGATCatcaaaatgttttgtttgtttgtttgttttgtttttaattaatatatttagaattttGGGGGGATGCTATGGGGATAAGGGTGGATATGCAGGGCCTGGGAAATGGgcaggattggggtgcatgatgtgaaagtcccaaagaatcaatacaaaATTATGTTTTGAAAAAAGCTGTGTGGGGGGAGATATGGGGGcatgaggaaaggggaaaggggggaaatgggattgatatgtaaaacgaaaaatttttaactaaaaaaaaaaacaactgagtgTGAGCTGGGCAGTGACAGAAGAcaccacatctttaatcctagcatttgggaggcaaaggcaggtgaatttctttgagttcaaggccagcctggtctacagagtgagttccaggacagccagtgctacacagagaaaccctgtctctaaaatcaatgctgggcatggtggcacatggctttaattccagtagcacttgggaggcagagccaggcagatctctgtgggttcgaggccagcctggtctacgaaatgagttccaggacagccaaagatacacagatataaagatacctgtctcaaaacctgtcccctccaaaaaaaaaccaaaacaaaaaacaaacaaacaaaaggctgcGTGCGTGCAGTGGCACGACCTCGTAAACTCAGCATgtatgaagcagaggcaggagagtcactgTAAGCTGGAGGCCGGCTTGAGCTACATAAAGAGCTATAGCTTGagatagagtgagaccctgtctcaaaaaactgaaataaatatttttttcttttaaaaagtaaatctaaaTTGAAAGGTTGCGgagctagctcagtgggtaaCTATGCAAGCGCGAgacccccagaatccatgtaaaaagctgggcatgttcTCATACACCTGTAACCTCAACTCTGGGAGAAGAGGGCATAGAAGAAGAGTCAGAGACGGGGGTTGCTGGAGCCTGCTGGCTGCCAGGCTAGCTCCAGGTACAAGGAGAAAGCCTgtctgaagaaaataaagtaggGAATGACAGCGCTCTAATGTTCTGGGTTCTTCAGATGACCATAGGTGCACATCCCCACACACATGAGGATGTGCACTTATTCACATACGCATATACCACACTCAAACACATTAATACAtacatgataataataaataaatgtaaaaaattaaagtggccgggcagtggtggtgcatgcctttaatcccagcactcgggaggcagaggcaggcagatctctgtgagtttgaagccagcctggtctacagagtgagttccaggacaggctccaaagctacagagaaaccctgtctcgaaaaaaaaaagttcaagcaAAAAGTTTTTACAAGTAAAaaattaagccaggcagtggtgacacacaccatttTAATCCTTGCTCTTTAGaggcaaaagcagaggcagggggatctctgtaaagtcgaggccagcatggttgaacatagtgagttccaggacagcccgggctatacagagaaaccctgtcttgaaaaacaaaataaacaaaaaacaggaataaaattAGTTTGCCATTGTAGGCTGTGGTAGTCACTTGGATATCCTATAACAAACCGACGTATACAAGGTAGACGAAACTTCAATAAGGCGCAAGTGAACCCCCACTCTTAATGTTTACTTGATTCCTGGTGCTTTCATTTTCCCCACGAGTCCTGCATTACATGACTTTCGCTCCATGACTCCGAGTGTCACTAGACTTGGTAGTCACTCTCCCACGGTGTTCTCATTGATGGTAGATTAGAACACTtaactggttttctttatgtgaaGCGGGATCTACTGTTAGCCTAGAACTCTGTTGATGGCTGGAATTGAATGTAGAGCTatctttttgtctctgctttaagagtgctggcattagaggTGCACACTACCATATTTGGCTTAATGAACTTGCTTTATTGAGTTCCCTACCCTCTTGAGACCCAGAGTGAGATGACATCAGGGTAAAAGTGCGGGCTGTCCTTAGGGGAAATGGTAGATAGTTTAACATGTAAGCTATAATTCCAAACCACACAACAGTGTTTTAATTGCTTTTGAATTTGACAACACGGGCACTGGAGTTTCTGAAGACAACCTTTCTTGCTTCTCACAAGAGGACCAAGGTATAATTCTCATCCATGCCCATCCGTAGGGTGCATGTTGAAAATCCTATAAAGAAAAGTATGTTACTCATGGTGTTCTCTCAGTGGCACCAAGGATGTACCCTGAAATGCAGGCTTGGCAAAGAAAGAGTTCAGATGGTAGGTTTCGGAGGCATTCCAGGGATTTTTTAGGAGTCTATTGTGTAAGTCCTCCGTCAAGGCTCTTCAGCTGCCCACCTCCTGGCTCCTCCTTCCTAGGCCGCAGGCAGAGGCATCCCTGTGTGAACAGCCAGGCAAGAAACACCGTGAACCAGCATCCAAATCGGTTTGAACGCAGGAGATTGAGATTTGGGAGTGACTCAGCTGGCACCGGCTCTGGAGCAGGCTTAGCCTGCAGGCCTTCAGGAAGTGAGTCCCCCGGGGCCTGCATCTCCCCCTGTGGCAGGCTGCCACCAAACCCTGCTGTTTATCAGCCCAGGACCAAACACAGCAAGTGGAGTCTGCTTTTCTCATCGCTTGAAACCCTACTGTATACAGGCCAGATAATGTGATAGGCTAGGATTGCAAAGAGACTTGGATACCATGTCTTCCTTAAGAAGCTTACAGCTTAGCGAGGGACATAAAGGTAAATACAGCACTGGAGTGCAATGATGTGGGCTGTACAAGGCATCATGGGCAGGCAAGGGGGCAGCTTGGAAAAATCTGAAGAGACTTCTCAAAAGAGGTGATGAACTGAAGATGGGGGACCTGTGATGTGCCAGGTAGAAGGGGCAGGTCCTGGGGCGGAGGGGGAGTGTTTATAAAGCATGGATCCTGAAGGGGTACATTCATTCTGTCCATCACAATGTGGACTGGTGAGTTCTGTGTGCTTGGAGCTTGCAATCTGCAGCTCCTAGTTCAGGCAAAGTGTTCCACTTGCTGTGTTTGGTCCTGGGCTGATAAACAGCAGGGTTTGGTGGCAGCCTGCCACAGGGGGAGATGCAGGCCCTGGGGGACTCACTTCCCGAAGGCCTGCAGGCTGAGCCTGCTCCAGAGCCGGTGCCAGCTGACTCACTCCTGCATCTATATTTATATGGGTGCAAATAGTGGTAGGTGTGTAGATGATGTCTCGGAAGTGGAAGCTCTCCAACTGCTTACATTTTCTTAGTCAAGTGGGAAGCAAGATCATCTGTCGATGGAAATAATCGTGGCCTAAGGAAAAGAAGTACAACATGACTGGCAGGTCTTATGAAGTGCTGTCTTGAGGGTCTGATTGTGGGTATGAAATGAAACCAGTCATCTCAGTTGCTTCCTCCAGCTTCACATAGCTTCATGGGTGAAGCATTGAGTAGTTAAGGCAGTTGGATTAAACCAAGGATGTGGTTTTGGCAGATGAGTTCCATGGTGAGAGGCAAGGAAATTGAGGGTGTGTTCTAAAGAATGATAACCACAGACTATAGACCATAAATACATTTGGAAAATGAGGGAAAAGTCGGGTTCTGAGGATGAGTTTGCTCATGGTCAAAGTGTATTCAGATAAATGCAGTTGAGCATTTGCAGGAATGGGCTGGCAGGTGGTTAGACAGGGATGCTGTGTTTTAAGGCCATGGGAAGCAGTGCTAACGGAAGGCGAAAGGCTAACTGTTGGGGAGtttggagaggagctgagagctcagGCTGTTGGATCATTTATGTGGATTTTTCTCAAAGTTAAGCATGCTTTAGAATTACTTTAGAATGGCTTTAGAATGGAAAGCCAACAAAACGCAGACTGCAAGTTTCTActtccaggttctctgggatagaACCTGGGAACTTTCATTTCTAAGATCCTTggtgagggctggcaagatggctcagcatgtaaggGTGCTTGCCTCCAATCTGAAGACCTGAGATTGATCTCTGGAAACCACCTTTTGGGAGAGAATTAGCTCCTACATGTTATCCTCTCTTCACCACAAGTGTtccacaaacatataaaataattttaaaatttattacgtatacaatattctgtctgtgtgtatgtctgcaggccagaagagggcaccagtccccattacagatggttgtgagccaccatgtggttgctgggaattgaactcaggacctttggaagagcaggcaatgctcttaacctctgagccatctctccagccccttaaaaatATTCTTGGTAAAAGTGATGCTGCTGTGGTCCAGGGACCATTGTTTGGAAACCAATGACCCACATCTATGTTGAAATTGCCAAGTAGCatagcagtggttcttaacctgtgggtcgtgacccctcaTGGGAGGTgtgtcacatatcagacatcctacatatcagatatttacattacgattcgtgacagtagtaaaattacagttatgaaatagcaaccaagtaattttatggctgagagtcaccacgacatgagggactgtattgaAGGatcgcagtgttaggaaggctcAGAACCACTGTTATAGAGTGATAATGAACCAGGAGACAAAATGGTCAAGAGAAAAAAGGGTGATCTGGTGATCTGGAGGTAACTATAGGCAGTAGTAGACAATCACATgacttaatatttaaaagtttgtttttatgagaACTGATTAGAAACTATGAGACCAAACAATATTTGGTAGCTGAAAATGGGATTAAGGCAAAGTCAAAGATAGATTGTCAAGGGCCATACGTGCCAGTGTGCTAATTAGTATGGGAGGCTTCTGTGTGGGTACAGGAAAGTGCACTGCTATGGCGTGTCCCTGGTGCACTGTGCTGGTACTCATCACCAGAGGGCACAGTCAGGGCAATTCGTGTCCTTGTAGAAATGAAAATCAAGCTAATTAAGGGATAAAAAGTCCCACAAAGCTATATGGCATTTAAGGTTAGGAAGACTGCTGCCTAAGAGGCAATAAATCTTGGCGTAGCTTGAGAGTGGCTCAAAACAGACTTGAGGCAGTGGGAAAGCAGGATGATCTATGGAAATACACCTCAGGGGCATCAGTCTAGCAGGGATCGTGAGTGCAGCTGGGACAGACTGCAGCAGAGCACTGCTGCATGGACCCCATTCGTGCTTCCCTACTCACTACCCACAAGTTCTAGCCAGTCTTCACTGTTGCCCCTGCTCAGAGCTTGACCTTTGATCTGTTAGGAGGGTAAATTCTAAATGTAATGTGTCTTAAAGAAAGTGGAGGGTTAAATGAGACAGTCAGtacaagtgttttaaaaatataaacagctagttgggtggtggtggcacacaactttaaacccagtacttgggaggcagaggcagaggctgaggcaggaggatctctgagagttccacatcAGCTCATCTACCATTAGTGAGCTCAATGCCAGTTACACACgcgtgtgcgctctctctctctctctctctctctctctctctctctctctctctctctctctctctttctctctcttttttctcctgtCTCTTTTGGCAGCACTGGTGATCAAAACCAGGGCCTTGTTCATATGAGGCAGGTGCGCTACCCCTAGGGGTTGCTTTCCCGGGAGTCTCTgttttgtagccctagctggcctctgcctctgaagtgctgggattccgTGTGCGCAGGACCATGTTTGCCTTCACATTActcttaaaataatgaaagagtccgaggctggagagaggacaagcagttaagagcatttgttgatTTCGAACAGGACCTGgaattggttcccagcaccatttttcaccccagttccaggaaatccaacactCTCTTTTAGACCTCCttgagcaccagacacacattTGGTGCACATAAGTACTTGAAGGCAAAACATTCCTACACATAAAATGTCtgcaaaaaagcaaagcaagactCAACAGAAAGTCTTTGCTGTTTactgacattattattatttttttttctgagacagaatttctctgtagctttggagtctgccccggaactagctctgtagaccagtttgccTTCAAATTCAGATATCTTTTTCCctcaacctctcaagtgctgggattataggccacGTGTCACAGGCCTGGTTTAGGCAATGCTGAGAATTGAGCCCAAGGCcttgtgtgtgccaggcaagaaatctgccaactgagctgcacATCTCCAGTCCCAATCAAATCCTTTTCCTAAAAAGAAATTGTATTGGCAGACAGGTATGGCTgggcacatgtgaaggtcagcgGACACCTcgcaggagttgcttctctccttaaccatgtgtgttccagggatTTGAAgtatcaggtttggtggcaagtagctttacccactgagtcatctttctggcTCCACGGaatatccaggctggcctcatgatccttctgcttaAGGATCTCAGCATATCCTGCTGCTGGACACAACCAGGCAGAGCAATTCTTAATATGGCATAAAAGGTGTTTCATGGTCTCATCAACATTCTGGCTTTACCCCATACTCCTGCCCCCTGTCCACTACTTCAGACATACTATTTTTCCAGAGTGCCCACTGTGCCAGAAATTTCAGGTGTGctactttttctgttcttttctgatacatggtttctgtgtttaacagctctggctgtcctggaactcactctgtagactagtctggcttcaaactcagagatctacctgccagcctggtctacaaagtgagctccaggatggcCAGTGCTGTgacacagaaaaagcctgtctaAAGAACAAATttgtctatctatgtatctgtaatttttttgtgtatggatgtttcACCTACATTGCATGTTATGTCTGCTcactatgtgtatgcctggtgcccagaggccagaagtgggcactggatcccctggacctgcaGTTAAGAGATGGTTGTTAGCAGCAATaagggtgctgggatttgaacctgggttttcttggaagagagcagccagtgctccagaTGAGCCTTCAGGCCCTGACCTTGACCTTTTGATTGTCCTGTTCGATTTTCCCTGTTGGTATTACAGGTGCACACCTGTTTTTCGCCACAGACTAGCTTTGTGGTTGTCCCATACCTTATTCCCTTCTTCTTATATTCTCctggtttgagacaggggctctaaGTAGCCTAGTCTAGCCTTGTACTCTTGaacctcttgcctcagtcttgaGTGATGTAATTGAGAGCAAGTGTGCCTCCCTGGATTTAGGTTATCTCCAGACCTCTCTTGGCCCAACTTCTCAAAGTAGTCAGGTTATCTCCAGACCTCTCTTGGCCCAACTTCTCAAAGTAGTCTGGGTTAGCCGCTTTCAAGTGCATCTTCCTCTGTTCTCATCTAAAAACCAGAATGGAGTCCCGGAAGAGGGAAGAGTCTTGAACAGGTTTCTATGTCTAGGAAGTACTCAGAACTTAGATGGTACACATAAACAACTGAACTACAACAAAAAGCACTCAGCATTCACAACTTTCATGAAACCCATACAGTTCTCTGCTAGGAGGTAAGGTATGTGGAGGCTTCGAAGGCAAGCAGCCTGGTGAAATCCAGCAATAACTACAGCAGCCCACTGCTATTCTAATCTAAGGGACTCTAGACACACATTGTTAGTCAGACAGAGGTGTGCTGTAGGGTAAAGGAGGAAGTAGTGGAGTAGAAACTGAGGGACTTCTGGTGTGACTGTTGCTTAAAAAACGGAGCATTACGTAGCACGAACTTTTGTGAGCTACAGCAGGCACTGACTGACTTCACAGCTTTGTTATGTGTTTCTCCTGGTTAATTTTACTAGTCATGTACTACATGGAAGACAAATTCCCCATAACCACCACAGAAGTCCTCGGCAGTCCTTCACTTTGATGCAACCTATACGACGGATACTTCTGGAAACAGGGTGGTTTCAGTTTTGATTACTTGTGTTCCTTCGTAAGTTGTTGAACACCACTTCATATTTTGGAAGAGTAGCAGTCTCCACAGTGACCTTGTTATCTCTAGAGAAGTTGTGCTGTTTCTTCATTAGGGTACAGGAGCACTATTCCAAATGCAGGATACAAATGTAGGATTAAGAGGACAAAAGCTGAACACTATGATCAATATTGTACTGTAGACCATATGCTTTTATAAGAAATGTACAACAACCTTGCTTATCAGCAGCTGTAATGATTAAGAATGGGTTAGAAACACCCCTCAGCCAAGCAGAGACTGTCAGGCTGCAGCAGAAGGCAATGCTGATCAGAACCTCCTCTTACATCCACAGACAAACTGATGCTAATCACTGCTTACTTCAGGCTATATATAATCCACCACTTACTCTTGGATGACACTGTCCTAATTGTTATCTACTGCATCTTGCAAAGCTACCAAAGTCATAAAACCAGATGAATATGATACGTACCAgttagattttttcttttataagggaGAGAGATAGGGCCtatctacatagtcctggctgttctagcACTAGGTACGCAGACCAGGAaagctttgaactcaaagatctgcctgcttctgcctcataaGAGCTTGGATAAGaggagtatgccaccacaccacaccatccCATTACACAGCTCTTCCACCTTGCTTTACTGTCAAAGTTATTATAAACATATGTCTAAGAATACTACCCCCTACTAGTCTTTCTTGAGGCAAATATTCAAATTGACAAGTACCCCCAACACTTTTACAGAATAGTTaagacaaataatccaattttttttgtaattatttttgagatgaggtctcatatagcccaagttgaccttaaactcctgtCCCTCCCCCATATCTGCTTTTTAGATAAGGTCTCATCATATGATATGAtcaggtcttgaactctttgaTTCAAGTGATCTTACTTCAGTTTTTTCAGTCGCTAGTGTATGCCACTACATCTGCTTAAATTTTTGGtgtctctttttaaagataagagtTTCATTGTATAACTATGGctgcctggaactatgtagacaaACTTGTCTTTGAATCTGTTGCGATCTCCCAACTCTACCTCCCAATGGCTAAGTCTACAGATGTGGGCGACTATGCTTGCATAATGTTTTAAACCTCTGAATTAAAATTGTATCCTCATGTATtatgtaccgtgtgtgtgtgtgtgtgtgtgtgtgtgtatatatatatatatatatatattcacattcatCTTTTCTAACTGCAGGttaaacagacacacactcaaACCTGTACCAATGTAACAAGGCCAAAGACAACACAACTTActatcagaaaaggaaaactgtGACCATCTATGCAGTACTTGACAGAGAAACACTGCTATTTGACAGTTGGTATTTTATTCAGATAGCAGTCTCATTACATGTGGTCCaagaatattcaaagaactcaaataAAATCAGATGTGAAGGTCAGTCTTCACACATCATAGCCAACGATGCCACGTTTGCCTATGATCTCTCCGACATAAAACCACATCCACACCTCAGTGGCCACCAAACCATTCAGCACAGCttcctggaaaagagaaagcacaaattttaagatacttttaaaaaataaacaaacaaataaaaaaacccaacacaTATTTGAAACTATTCTCTCAGATTGACAGAGAACATAAGGATGCTATTCAAAATTACAGAAGAGTTATAGCCAAAGTCAGGAATTACTGATGTTCAACTTCTGAGAACCTTGAACTTTCAATTTTGTAAGCCAAATGGGTCTGAGCTTATAAATTCTTTCAAAGGAATTTTTAAAGACCTGAACTGACTTAACCCTTTCATTATTACTTTATGAGACACTTTATGGGCCCTAAAACAACCCACATCCTGGAAGTGGTTCAAACATCAGACAGGGCACTCATAGGAAGGCTTGTCTCTGAATAGACACTTTGTCCATCAAAGATGAattctgtcttcttcccttttacacctcattttcttcatttttatttactattatttggTTTAATTCTTTCTAAGTATtcaatattcattttatgttCTAAGCCcttgaagagagagggggaaaaaaagcccacACATGGTTCTAGAAAGCACTGTTTCATTCAAACACAAACTTGGATCTAGAAACtctacttggaaaaaaaataattaagatgcCTTTACTACTATCAATAGAGGCATTTCTGGAGGTCATTTTTCCCTTCGGTTATGCCAGAGGGCACTAGAAGCCTCCTATCACCCACTCCCCGGGTGAGGGCTCCAGCCCCAGCAGTTACTAAAACTGGAACTTAAAAGTCAAGTTCCAATTCTTGTGGCCTTTAACATACATGCAATTTGAAAACCCAGATTTTAGTATTTTTGTTCTGCATAGTAAttctagtggttttttttttttttttagctgaaatGGGGATAATTCTaggaccaaaccaaaccaaaccaaaccaaactaacaacaacaacaacaacacccagTAAAGGCAGCCATCAGATTATACTATACTAGCTAATATTAGGAAGGAAATCAAGGCTGCCAGTTATTCAAGATGCTCACCTTTATGCTCTAAGATCAAAACTAGACCAAGACAAAGAATTAGCTGAATTATTTCTATCAGATTACAAAATTTCTTAGCAGCCAAAAAGATTATCTCTCATTATGTTGGATTCTACTTTATTGGGAAATAGATATATTAACCAAAAGAATTGGAAAAATTCCCCAATAAAGACACTTTCTATCACAAGCATACTTTTTCACAGCCCATAGTTACCTTAACTGTAAGATGTTTGAAGCTACCAGTTTTAGcactttgaattatttttttcgcACTCTGAATAGCTGCAGGGAGTTCAGCAGGGGTTGGGGGAACCAGCTCAACCTTGGCGTATTGCCAAAATGTGGCCAATCGAGGCTTTGAGTAAGTCACagcagctggaaaacaaaacataacaaaacaaaaaacccaggatgaaCTCACTAGAGATCGAAAGAAGCAGATGTGTGGGCTGGacacaaatatttattcatgtatcACATCCACTCACTGCTTGGGCCGAATGTGCAGTGGGTGTGAAAAGTC
This genomic interval carries:
- the Atp5mg gene encoding ATP synthase subunit g, mitochondrial translates to MAKFVRNFAEKAPGLISAAVTYSKPRLATFWQYAKVELVPPTPAELPAAIQSAKKIIQSAKTGSFKHLTVKEAVLNGLVATEVWMWFYVGEIIGKRGIVGYDV